DNA sequence from the Streptomyces sp. MST-110588 genome:
GTAGCGCAGGCAGGCGGTGCTGATGCCGTGCGCCTTGCCCGCCGCGCGGGCCATCCACTCGCCGACCAGCTTGGTCTCGCCGTACGGGCTCAGCGGCAGGCAGGGGGTGTCCTCGGTGACCAGGTCGACGTCGGGCATGCCGTAGACCGCGGCCGAGGAGGAGAAGACGAACCGGCCGACGCCGCCGGCGGCCATGGCCTCCAGGAGGGTCTGCAGGCCGTGCACGTTCTCGCGGTAGTAGTGCAGCGGCATCTCGACGGACTCGCCGACCTGCTTCTTGGCGGCGAGGTGGATCACGTCGGTGACGCCGTACTCGGCGAAGGTCGAGTCCAGCAGCGCGCGGTCCAGCGTGGAACCGACCACCATCGGCACACCCTCGGGGACCCGGTCGGCCACTCCCGTGGACAGGTCGTCCAGCACCACGACCCGCTCACCCGCCTGCACCATGGCCCGTACGACGTGGGCGCCGATGTATCCGGCGCCGCCCGTGATCAAGTAAGACATATCGCCATCCTAAAGTGCGGTGCGAGAAGCGGTCCGGGGCCGGCCCCCGGCGCTTTGGACCTTCTGAGACGGTTCGGGCGGTTCCAGCGGTTCCAACGAGCCGGGCGGGTCCGGCGTTGCTCACATTTCCGCGCGCGTCGGCGCGCGCCGAAGTGACGCTGCTCACGATGGCGCGACCCGATGTGGCCCGACATGGCCTGTATGTCCGGCGCGTTGGGGTTTATCGGGTCTTCGGGGCCTTGCGGCGTAGTTTGCGGGCGGCGATGTTCCACGCGCTGCGCGGTCCGGTCGCCAGGCGCAGCGCGAGCGCGCCGCCCGTGGTCGCGTACGGCTGTACGAGCAGCACCGTGTGCCGCAGGCTGGGCACGGCGAAGCGGCGCAGCCCGGGTCCGGTGGCTCGCAGGGAGACGCGGACGCCGGAGCCGTCGGCGCAGCGCACCCGCGCCATCAGGTCCCAGGGGTCCGGGCCGGCGGCGCGGCGCCCGCCCCGGATGACGAGCGCGCCGAGGTCGAGCAGCACCTCGGCGGTCCAGAGGGAGGGCGTTTCCATCTCGGCGGAGCCGGGTGATCCGGATGACTCGGAGGCGTCGGTCGAGGCGCGGGTCGCGGG
Encoded proteins:
- the galE gene encoding UDP-glucose 4-epimerase GalE — encoded protein: MSYLITGGAGYIGAHVVRAMVQAGERVVVLDDLSTGVADRVPEGVPMVVGSTLDRALLDSTFAEYGVTDVIHLAAKKQVGESVEMPLHYYRENVHGLQTLLEAMAAGGVGRFVFSSSAAVYGMPDVDLVTEDTPCLPLSPYGETKLVGEWMARAAGKAHGISTACLRYFNVAGAAAPELADTGIFNLVPMVFEKLTDGQSPRIFGDDYPTPDGTCIRDYIHVADLADAHLAAARKLAEPGPVRDLTLNIGRGEGVSVREMVDLIAEITGYTDARAEVTARRAGDPARVVAAADRISSELGWKARHDVREMITSAWAGWLLHHPQARRDA